Proteins encoded within one genomic window of Gallus gallus isolate bGalGal1 chromosome 1, bGalGal1.mat.broiler.GRCg7b, whole genome shotgun sequence:
- the CHAF1B gene encoding chromatin assembly factor 1 subunit B, with protein MKVITCEIAWHNKEPVYSLDFQHGTDGKINRLASAGVDTAVRVWKVEKGPDGKAIVEFLSNLARHTKAVNVVRFSPSGEVLASGGDDAVILLWKLNDSKELEPLAFQDEDEAQLNKENWTVVKTLRGHLEDVYDICWTSDGNYMASASVDNTAIMWDVVKGQKVSILNEHKSYVQGITWDPLGQYIATLSCDRVLRVYNTQTKRVAFNVTKMPSESGAEGEARSYRMFHDDSMKSFFRRLSFTPDGSLLLTPAGCVESGENVTNTTYVFSRNNLKRPMGHLPCPGKATLAVRCCPVYFELRQALNKGEVSQKSSPALLNLPYRLVFAVASEDSVLFYDTEQSFPFGYVSNIHYHTLSDISWSSDGAFLAISSTDGYCSFVTFEKDELGIPLKEKPQIHVRTSVVTEKKVKKSQPNKVISPGSRLTEGTSLSTPTLQPKTPVAAAKDLPSTPVGIKNVPVSSSEERKISQPASQSTKVNQPRRITLNTLQAWSKTPRRVNLIPLKPDTPASVYTDTVPVPPSSEQEHERPLPSDDSLQNPPASKRPRTEEMPLSVSAEDQIGCKPNK; from the exons GTATGGAAAGTGGAAAAAGGACCGGATGGAAAAGCTATCGTGGAGTTCTTGTCCAATCTCGCCCGCCATACCAAAGCAGTAAATGTCGTGCGCTTCTCTCCCAGTGGTGAAGTCCTCGCATCTGGTGGAGATG ATGCTGTTATTTTATTATGGAAGCTGAATGATAGCAAAGAATTGGAACCACTAGCTTTTCAGGATGAAGATGAAGCTCAGCTCAACAAGGAGAACTGGACAGTTGTTAAAACTTTAAG AGGCCACTTAGAAGATGTGTATGATATTTGTTGGACCTCAGATGGGAATTACATGGCATCCGCCTCCGTAGATAACACGGCTATAATGTGGGATGTCGTTAAAG GACAGAAGGTTTCAATATTAAATGAACACAAGAGTTATGTCCAAGGAATAACCTGGGATCCTCTAGGCCAATACATTGCAACTCTGAGTTGTGATAG GGTTCTGCGGGTATACAACACGCAAACCAAGCGTGTAGCATTCAACGTTACCAAGATGCCATCTGAATCAGGAGCTGAAGGAGAG GCTAGGAGCTATCGGATGTTTCATGATGACAGCATGAAGTCATTTTTCCGTAGGCTCAGTTTTACTCCTGATGGCTCCTTACTACTCACTCCAG ctggCTGTGTTGAATCAGGAGAAAATGTGACAAACACAACATATGTTTTCTCCAGAAATAATCTTAAAAG GCCCATGGGTCATCTGCCCTGTCCGGGAAAGGCAACTCTTGCTGTTCGCTGCTGCCCAGTCTACTTTGAGTTGAGACAAGCACTTAATAAAG GTGAAGTCAGTCAGAAATCATCGCCTGCCCTATTGAATCTACCCTACCGATTGGTGTTTGCTGTTGCTTCGGAAGACTCTGTGCTTTTTTATGATACTGAGCAGTCTTTCCCTTTTGGTTACGTTTCTAACATACATTATCACACCCTCAGTGACATTTCATG GTCCAGCGATGGAGCCTTTCTTGCTATTTCTTCTACGGATGGATACTGCTCGTTTGTTACCTTTGAGAAGGATGAACTGGGAATaccactgaaggaaaagccTCAAATACATGTCAGGACTTCTGTTGtcacagagaagaaagtgaagaagagTCAGCCAAACAAAGTCATTTCCCCGGGCTCAAGGCTGACAGAGGGGACTTCTCTGAGTACTCCCACTCTCCAACCTAAAACGCCTGTAGCTGCTGCTAAGGACTTGCCTTCCACACCTGTTGGCATAAAAAATGTTCCAGTCTCATCTtcagaggagaggaaaatcagccagccagccagccagagTACTAAAGTAAACCAGCCCAGGAGGATTACTCTCAACACTTTACAAGCATGGAGCAAGACGCCAAG gAGAGTAAACTTGATACCACTGAAGCCAGATACACCAGCCTCAGTATATACAGATACAGTTCCTGTACCTCCTTCCTCAGAGCAGGAACATG AGAGGCCATTACCATCTGATGACAGTCTTCAAAATCCCCCAGCATCTAAACGTCCTAGAACTGAGGAAATGCCTCTTTCTGTGTCTGCTGAAGATCAGATCGGCtgcaaaccaaacaaataa